The Nitrosospira multiformis ATCC 25196 region GTGCGGGCGACGCTGGAGGAGATGAAAAAGTCGTTTCCCCCAGGCATCGAGTATGAAATCACCATGGACACCACTGCATTCACGCGTGCTTCCATTGTGTCCGTGATCCAGACCTTCTTTGAGGCGCTGGTGCTGGTCGTAGTCGTCGTGTTCGTGTTTCTCCAGAATCTGCGCGCCACCCTGATTCCGATCATTGCCGTGCCGATTTCCGTCATCGGGGCAGCCAGTGGCATGGCGGCCCTCGGTTTCTCACTTAACATGCTCACCCTGTTCGGCATGATCCTCACTATCGGTATCGTGGTGGACGATGCGATTGTGGTGGTCGAGGCAGTCGAGCACAACATGAGCAAATATGGCCTGTCTGCCCGTGATGCCGCTAAGAAGGCGATGGACGAGGTAGGCGGCGCGCTGATTGCCATTGTTCTGGTGTTATGTGCGGTGTTTGTTCCGGTGGGATTTATTCCGGGTATCACGGGACAGCTCTACAAGCAGTTTGCAATCACCATTGCGATCTCTGTTGCGCTCTCCGGTATCGTGGCCCTGACATTGTCCCCCGCGCTTGCCGCCCTCCTGCTCAAACCTCGTCACGGCGAGAAACGGGGCTTTTTCAAATGGTTCGACACCTGGTTCGAGCGCATGACAGAAGGCTATATCCGCAGTGTGCAGCTCGCAATCAAGCGCTACATCGTAGCGCTCCTGCTGTTTTTCGGCATGATCGCTCTCGCCGTCGGGCTGTTCAAGCACATTCCTGGTTCATTCCTTCCCCCGGAAGACCAGGGTGTGTTGCTAGGCGCGGTATTGATGCCCGATGCTTCGGGGCTTGACCGTACTGGTGAGGTCAGCCGGCATGCCACCGAATACTTCATGAAGCATCCGGCCACAAGATCCATCGTGGTCGTCGACGGCTTCAGTCTGCTCGACGGCCAGATGAAGAGCAATGCGTCCACATTCTTCGTAGGGCTCAAGGATTTCGAAGAGCGCTACGCTGGCGATAATGCCGACACCCAAGGCGTGCCAGCCCTGCTGGCAGGCGCTGTAAAAGCTTTCTCCAATATACCCGGTGGCATCATTCTTCCGATCAATCCCCCCTCCATTCCTGGATTGGGGACAACCGGAGGGATGGAAATGTACATCCAGAGCAAGGGCGACAATGACAGCCAGCAGATTGCGCAGGTGATACAGGAATATGTGAAACGAGCCCAGACGCGGCCCGAGTTGACGAATGTCACCTCGACCTACAATGCCTCGGCACAAGTGCTATACCTTGATGTGGACCGCGCAAAGGCGGAAACACTCGGTGTTCCGGTGGAGGAGGTATACAACTCCATGCAGACGATGTTCGGATCGCTCTATGTATCGCAATTCACAAAGTTTGCTCGCCTGTTCCAGGTAATTATCCAGGGCGAGCCCGCCTCGCGGATGAAACCGGAAGACATCAATTATCTGTATCTGCGCAGCCAAAATGGCAGCATGGTTCCACTTAACGCGGTAGCGACCGTGCGTTTTGACCGGGCGCCGGACATCGTAACGCGTTTCAACAACTTTACCGCGGTAAAAATTACGGCCGAGGCCGCACCGGGTTTTAGCTCGGGGGAAGCCATCGCTGCAATGGAAGAAACTGCATCGGAAACGCTGCCCGCGGATTATGGTATTGCCTGGAGTGGCCAGACCTTCGAAGAGAAAAGGGCGGGGGGCTCATCCGTGCTGGTATTCGTCTTCGGCCTGATCATGGTTTTCCTCATCCTTGCCGCCCAGTACGAAAAGTGGACATTGCCCCTTGGCGTATTGACAGCAGTCCCGTTTGCGCTGTTTGGCGCGCTGGTCGCTATTTTTCTCCGTGGCCTGAGCAATGATATCTACTTCCAGATTGGGCTCACAATATTGGTGGCGCTCTCCGCCAAGAACGCCATCCTGATTTTCGAATATGCAGTGATGAACCATGGGCAGGGGCAGTCCTTCTATGACGCCGCTGTCAATGCAGCGCGGGACAGATTGCGTCCCATCATCATGACCTCGCTTGCTTTCACGCTGGGCTGCGTTCCTCTTGCGATCGCCACTGGAGTCTCCGCCAACAGCAAGATTTCGCTCGGTACCGGTGTAGTTGGTGGCATGTTGGGGGCAACAGTCATCGCAATATTTTTTATCCCAATGTTCTACTGGGCAATCGAAACCTTGACGGCAAGGATAAGAGGCAAAGACAGAACACCTCCTCCGACAACCAAAGCCGCGGAAAGCCAGCTACCCGCTGATCCAGGGGAAGGCAGGCAGGACGACTTGCCCAATGAAACCGTCCAATAAGTCCCCGGGAGACTGACATGCGATCCCGGCTGACACTACTTGCATTCCTGCTTCCCCTGGTTCTTGTACTGCAAAGCTGCATGTTTGGTCCAAATTACCGGCGGCCAGAAATAGAAACAATGGAGAAATACCGTTTCGGAGAGAAAGTCGCGAGAGATATTGCCGATACCGCCTGGTGGGAGCAATTCGGAGACCCCATTCTCAATGAACTGATCAGGATCGCGCTTGTTGAGAACAAGGACATACGCATCGCCACTGCGCGTATAGAAGAATTCCAGGGCCGCTATGGCGCCACTCGCTCGGAACTGTTTCCGCAGATCGGGGGAGATGCCTCAGCGGAGAGGTTGCGCTCGACAGCCTTCGTGTGGCCAAGAGGTCTGGGGGGCATTGACCCTTACTATAGCTATTACCAGGTATCCATAAATGCGAACTGGGAAATTGATATCTGGGGCCGCATCAGGCGTCTCTCGGAGGCGGCGCGCCATCAGCTGTTTGCCTCCGAGGCGGCGCGACGCGCTACGATATTGACCCTGGTCACCTCGGTGGCCTCATCCTACATCAATCTCCTGATCCTGGATCGGCAACTGGAGATCGCGCGGGCTACTGCAGCCACTCGAAGGGACACGCTGGAAGTGTTCCGGATGCGCTACGAAGGTGGCGTGATTTCACAACTGGAGCTTGCTCAAATTGAGTCACAATATGAAACCGCAGTAGCCGCCATACCCCCGCTTGAATCCAGCATCGCCCAGCAGGAGAACGCACTCGCAGTATTGCTCGGTCGCAATCCCGGTCCGATTGCACGGGGCCGCGAACTCGCAAAGCTCGAACTTCCCATGGTATCCGCCGGTCTTCCATCGGAACTCCTGATGCGACGCCCTGATCTCCGTGAGGCCGAGCAGAACCTGATCTCGGCCAATGCCCAAATCGGTGCTGCCCGTGCCCTTTACTTCCCGCGAATTTCACTCACAGGCGTGCTGGGAGTCGCGAGCACCCAGCTTGCAACCCTGTTTACCGGACCAGCCTACATGGCAGCATTTGGCGTACTGACTTCGGTACCGATCTTTACCGCAGGAGGCATCGCAGGCCAGGTGAAACAGGCGGAAGCACGGCACGAACAGGCACTCGTAGGTTACCAGCGCGCAATCCAGATTGCGTTTCGGGAAGTTGAGGATTCCCTCATAGCCGTGCAGAAGAATCGAGCGGAACTGGCAGCTCAAACCCGGCGGGTGGAGGCGTCGCGCACGTATCTCGAGATGGCGCAGCTGCGTTATGACGAAGGCTATATCAGCTTCATCGAAGTCCTTGATGCCCAACGCACCCTCTTCGAAGCTGAAACCACCCAGGCTCAAACCCGGGGACGGGTATTCAATTCTCTTGTCGATCTCTATAAATCGCTCGGAGGTGGATGGGTGGTGGAGGCTGACCGTATCAGAGGACAAATGGAAACGGGCAGGCAGGAAAACAAGTCCACACCCAAAGATGGAAACGTGATGGATGCAGCGGATCATGAACGAACAAAGACCGAACCTTGAGTGTGTAAGCCTTCCTTTTGGCTTCAGTCACGATTCACCTCCAACTCCGGAGAAGACCAACACGGCTCTTTGCGAGACCCACTATGGAGACGAATACAATACTTTCGCGCAGCCGACCGCGTGTTGCTTGGACGTATTGACAGTGGGACCGTCGTAAATGATGTATCCAACGATTTGGATCGCTACTAGCGAACCAATTCACCCCAGTTCTCCTATCCCGTCAACCGATAGTTGGCGCACCCAGCCCCCGATTATTAAATGTTCTATGTGGGTGATCGCACCGAATAACTACTTTAAGGGCATGACTATTACGTTCATGGTATTCGTATTCTTCTTCTCGGCGCTGGGCTGGAGCTTTGGCCCCCCTGGTGTGGATAGTCTCCTGAGCTGCCCCATAGGTAAATAACGTGCTATGAAAGACAAGACAGTTATTGTGACGGGTGCGGGATCCGGCATAGGGCGGGCCGGCAGTTGATCATGTTTGCGGCAAGCGATGACAAGCAGGCGCGTAATACAGTGCTGGAGTTGGGAAGGGCGATTGGTTTCGACGCGATGGATGCAGGCGGTCTGCGCAATGCCCGTCAGCTCGAGGCACTGGGTTACTTCAATATCCAGCTAGGATACGTTCTGGGGAACGGTACCGATACCGGTTTCAAATTCATTCACTGAATCGCTTGCGTGAATTACCCATCTCT contains the following coding sequences:
- a CDS encoding efflux RND transporter permease subunit produces the protein MKISHFCIDRPVFASVLSIIITLAGGVAMYNLPVAQYPEITPVEVSVTATYPGATAEVAAQNVAAPIEQQVNGADKLMYMTSASSSTGAMTLSVYFEIDANPSLAQVEVQNRVSLALPQLPAAVQRQGVAVKKQSASVMMVISVFSPDERYEPVYVANYASIFILDAIKRIPGAGQATVMGTPDYAMRIWLKPDQMAALGITAGDVQQAVAAQNEQYAVGSIGQAPTDRPVEQSFAITTKSRLTTPAEFDNIIIRAASQGVAMVRLKDVGYAELGQKIYAVRNTRQGKPATVLVVYQQPGANALEVSKGVRATLEEMKKSFPPGIEYEITMDTTAFTRASIVSVIQTFFEALVLVVVVVFVFLQNLRATLIPIIAVPISVIGAASGMAALGFSLNMLTLFGMILTIGIVVDDAIVVVEAVEHNMSKYGLSARDAAKKAMDEVGGALIAIVLVLCAVFVPVGFIPGITGQLYKQFAITIAISVALSGIVALTLSPALAALLLKPRHGEKRGFFKWFDTWFERMTEGYIRSVQLAIKRYIVALLLFFGMIALAVGLFKHIPGSFLPPEDQGVLLGAVLMPDASGLDRTGEVSRHATEYFMKHPATRSIVVVDGFSLLDGQMKSNASTFFVGLKDFEERYAGDNADTQGVPALLAGAVKAFSNIPGGIILPINPPSIPGLGTTGGMEMYIQSKGDNDSQQIAQVIQEYVKRAQTRPELTNVTSTYNASAQVLYLDVDRAKAETLGVPVEEVYNSMQTMFGSLYVSQFTKFARLFQVIIQGEPASRMKPEDINYLYLRSQNGSMVPLNAVATVRFDRAPDIVTRFNNFTAVKITAEAAPGFSSGEAIAAMEETASETLPADYGIAWSGQTFEEKRAGGSSVLVFVFGLIMVFLILAAQYEKWTLPLGVLTAVPFALFGALVAIFLRGLSNDIYFQIGLTILVALSAKNAILIFEYAVMNHGQGQSFYDAAVNAARDRLRPIIMTSLAFTLGCVPLAIATGVSANSKISLGTGVVGGMLGATVIAIFFIPMFYWAIETLTARIRGKDRTPPPTTKAAESQLPADPGEGRQDDLPNETVQ
- a CDS encoding efflux transporter outer membrane subunit; this encodes MRSRLTLLAFLLPLVLVLQSCMFGPNYRRPEIETMEKYRFGEKVARDIADTAWWEQFGDPILNELIRIALVENKDIRIATARIEEFQGRYGATRSELFPQIGGDASAERLRSTAFVWPRGLGGIDPYYSYYQVSINANWEIDIWGRIRRLSEAARHQLFASEAARRATILTLVTSVASSYINLLILDRQLEIARATAATRRDTLEVFRMRYEGGVISQLELAQIESQYETAVAAIPPLESSIAQQENALAVLLGRNPGPIARGRELAKLELPMVSAGLPSELLMRRPDLREAEQNLISANAQIGAARALYFPRISLTGVLGVASTQLATLFTGPAYMAAFGVLTSVPIFTAGGIAGQVKQAEARHEQALVGYQRAIQIAFREVEDSLIAVQKNRAELAAQTRRVEASRTYLEMAQLRYDEGYISFIEVLDAQRTLFEAETTQAQTRGRVFNSLVDLYKSLGGGWVVEADRIRGQMETGRQENKSTPKDGNVMDAADHERTKTEP